The nucleotide sequence TTGACCAGTTTATGGCGCGTTTTTTGTTTGGTGTGGTTTCTTGGGGTTTGTTGATGTTTGGTTGAACGTGTTTTTTGGGGACTGTTTTTATACGAGGTTTGTTATGGTTTGCGAAGGGAAGCACGCTAAGTGACAATCATTGTTGATGATGCTGGTAGCGGTGACTTGCTTTTTGGGATAGTTATCGGCGCTTACCGCAACGAAACCCAAGAATTTAGCTACGATGTCATAGACGTAAAATTCTTTCAGCCTGACTTGTTTCGTAAAAAAGAGTACCTCTCTGAAACTTCCCGCATAGTTTTTAACCTGCTAGATAAGCTAAAGCCCGCTGAGGGTGAAGAGATTCATCTTTGTCAGGGCTACATTTTTGATGAAGCTGTTGAGGCGCTGCGCAAAATCTACGGCGAAGACCGCGTTAAACGCGTCAAAGTCGTGGGCGAACCCCAACGTGTTATTGAGGTTTCTTATCTTGATGAACTGCGCAACTTGGGTTACGAACCCTTAGCCGAACGTGAAGAGAAACGTGCAAAAAACTTTTTCCACATGCTACGCTGGCTAAAAGCAAATCCCCACATGATAAAATACGCCAAAACTGGTTGGCCCCGCTTAGCGCGGTACAGCATGTTTAAGCCTTATCATCCAAACAGCAACATCAAACCCCGCAAGGAACCCCAGTATAAGGTTGTTTGCTCTGATTGTGGAGTTGACTGCTCAGTGCATTTCAAGCCATCTGAGGATAGACCTGTGTACTGCAAGAAATGCTGGGCGAAACGTAAAAACTCCAAAAACGGCGGCGCATAACCCTTTTTTGCGGGTTTAGTCTTCGCGCCATTTGAAGAGTTTTACTGCTGCTATGAGGATTACAACCGTTATTACAGCGACAACTGCCAGGTCGATGATGGCGCCGTCGTAGTTGCCGTAGACCATGACGTTGTTTAAGCCTTCAACGATGTAGTAGAGCGGTAGTACATGGGCGATGTTTTGTAGGTACTCGGGCATCATGCTGATGGGGAAGAACGTGCCTGACAAAAACATCATGGGGAAAGTGACGATGTTTCCTATGATGCCTGCGGTTTCGGGGTTTTTGGTGACTGTTCCAACGAGCATGCCTAGTGATGCGAAAAGCATGGGTCCAAAGATTAGGAACGGTATGAGCCAAACAGTTAAGGTGACGTGTGCGCCAAATAGGAAGATGCCTACGCTTACCATCAGCAGAAAACTCACTATGGTCAAGACTATGTACCAGAGGATTTTGGAGATTAGCCACTCCATCTTGGTTAGGGGCGTTAAGCTTAGCTGTTTGAAGAGCTTGGTTTTCTTGTACTCCGAGGATATGTTCACTAACGAGAACATGGGGCTAACCAGTATGGAAAAGCCGATGAGTCCCGGGATTAGGAAGTCGACGTATTCGGTTTGCTCTGTGCTGACCGTGGTGGATTGTACGCCGATTATTGCTGAGCCGTTGAAGCGTTGCAGGTTAAACAGGTTCGCAACTCCGCTAACGGTTCCACTGACAATGCCGCTTGTGCTCGCCGCAGGGTTCCCATAAACCACCACATCCACAGGTTCACCTGCCAAATACGCCTGCGAGAAGCCTTCAGGGATTATAACGCCGTCAGCTGCGGAGTTATCTGTAAGGTACTGCGT is from Candidatus Bathyarchaeota archaeon and encodes:
- a CDS encoding ABC transporter permease; protein product: MVSARRIVSDFKVFSRGYLRNKFGLFFGLVFPVILILIFGAIFSGDSSGSTVVYAQNQDTGPFAAPQMDIATQFVNALNGTLPDGTQASESWPIRIELVGLEKNFTQYLTDNSAADGVIIPEGFSQAYLAGEPVDVVVYGNPAASTSGIVSGTVSGVANLFNLQRFNGSAIIGVQSTTVSTEQTEYVDFLIPGLIGFSILVSPMFSLVNISSEYKKTKLFKQLSLTPLTKMEWLISKILWYIVLTIVSFLLMVSVGIFLFGAHVTLTVWLIPFLIFGPMLFASLGMLVGTVTKNPETAGIIGNIVTFPMMFLSGTFFPISMMPEYLQNIAHVLPLYYIVEGLNNVMVYGNYDGAIIDLAVVAVITVVILIAAVKLFKWRED